A single Loxodonta africana isolate mLoxAfr1 chromosome 12, mLoxAfr1.hap2, whole genome shotgun sequence DNA region contains:
- the ALKAL2 gene encoding ALK and LTK ligand 2 has translation MSGPRRPVLLALVFLLVTVGPCRGRTESREITDRQTLLNLIMEIIQELKKYHLGEYKRLQFFSKHDYTLGRREVTDYGVYPEEQRVEIVPRDLRMKDKFLKHLTGPLYFSPKCSKHFHRLYHNTRDCTIPACK, from the exons ATGAGTGGACCGAGGCGTCCTGTCCTCCTGGCGCTGGTGTTCTTGCTGGTGACGGTGGGACCGTGCCGAGGGAGAACTGAATCTCGAGAAATCACAGACAGACAGACTCTCTTAAACCTCATCATGGAGATCATTCAAGAACTTAAAAAATACCACTTGGGGGAATACAAGAGATTGCAATTTTTCAGCAAACATGACTATACTTTGGGCCGTAGGGAGGTCACTGACTACGGAGTTTATCCTGAGGAGCAAAGAGTTG AAATTGTCCCCCGAGATCTAAGGATGAAGGACAAGTTTTTAAAACATCTTACAG GTCCTCTTTATTTTAGCCCAAAGTGCAGCAAACATTTCCATAGACTTTATCACAACACCAGAGACTGCACCATCCCTGCATGTAAGTGA